The segment GGGGCACCGACCGGATCACCGCCTGCCGGGCCTCCTCGGTGGGCCAGAGCTGGGGCGCGGCGCCCGTGCCGTCGACCGGGCCGGGGGCGATGCAGTTCACCCGGATCCCCTTGGGCGCCCACTCCACGGCCAGGGTGCGGGTCATGGCCAGGACGCCGGCTTTGGCCGCCGCCGAGTGGACGGTACCGGGCCCGCCTGTCCAGGCGTAGGTGGCGATGATGTTCAGGATGTTGCCGCCCCGGCCCTGGGCGATCCAGTGCCGGGCCACGGCCCGGGTGCAGTAGAAGGTCCCGTGCAGCACGATGTTGACGACGGCGTTCCACCCGTTGACGGAGAGCTCCTCGGCGGGGCAGACGAAGTTGCCGGCCGCGTTGTTGACCAGGATGTCGATCCGGCCAAAGCGGTCCAGGGCGGCCTGGACCATCCGGTCGACCTGCTCCGGGTCGCGGACGTCGGTGGGGACGGTCAGGGCCTGGCCGCCCCGCTCGGTGATCTCGGCGGCGGCCTTCTCCAGGTTCTCGGGCTTGCGGCTGGCCAGCACCACCCGGGCCCCCAGGCGGGTGAATTCCAGGGCCATGGCCTTGCCGAGGCCGGTTCCTCCCCCGGTGACGATGGCGACGCGGTCCTGCAGCGTTCCAGGCGGTAGCACGCCGGCTCCCCTCCCCTGACGCAGGTTCTTAGCAGACATTCCCTGTCGGGCGGCCGGATGCCTGCTGGGCGCCGGGCCGCAAGATCCCGGTGCCCGCGGGGGCAGTAGAAAGTAGAAGGTGAGAGGCCCGCACACCCGGTCCACCACCGCAAGCCGTTTACGGGACGGGAGCCGGCGGCCCGCCCCGACAGGGTGTTCTCTATGGGTGCTCTATGGGAAGAACAAGGCCCGGGCCTGTCGTACAGCCGCCTGCATCCTCTCCCGGTCCCCCGCCGAGTACACCGACGCGAACTGCTCGGGGGTCAGAAACAGCCGCAGCCGGTGATCCGGTGACGGTGCGAAGGGCAGGACCTGTTCCACCATGGCCGCCATCAGCACGATGTAGGTCGGCTCGGAGTAGTAGGTCGAGCGAAGGGCGCCCAGGTACTCCACCTTGCCCAGGGTCACCCTGGCTTCCTCCAGGGCTTCCCGCCGGGCCGTTTCCTCCAGGCTGCGGTCACCCCGCTGAACGTGGCCGCCGGGGATGTCAAAGCCCCGGGATTGCAGAGTGACCGCGACCTTTCCCTCCCGGGTGAAAGCGATGACCCCCACGCTGGTGACCTGCTCGAAGGGGGGTATGAAGTCTTTCGGCACGGGAGTCAGGGTGACCCGGTGGCGGCTGGCCGGCAGCAGGTCGGTGCGCCGTCGGTCCTGCACAGAACGGGCCCGGTCACCGGCGTTCCCGGCACCGGTCGGGTGGGGCGCGTTCCCCAGGGCGTCTTCCTTATCGTGGGTCTTACCGTGATCGTGGGTCTTATCGTGGGTCACGCCACGTATCACGGGTGCATGAGCTGGACGGTCAGGGCGACGTACGAGGAGGATACCCTGTTGCCCGTCGGAGATGACCCGCACGGTCCGGCCCACCAGCGCCTGGGCCGGCAACCAGGCGACGGACATGTAGCCGAAGCGGTCCCTGGGGACCCCCGGGGGAGGCAGCCGGTCATGCCGCGGGGCGAGATGGAAGCCGTCCTCCGAATCGAGCACCACGACCGGCCGGCCCTGGCGCAAAAGGGAAGCTAGTCGCCCGGTTTCCCAAAGGGGAGGGCGCCCGGTGAGCAGGATCACGGCGGGATGGTCGCCCCGATGGGGGTCCCGCCCGCCGGTGGCCGGTTCGTCCGGGTGGCCATGCCCATCATCGACGCAGGCCACGACGCCCTCGCAGTCGAAGGCGCCCCACACGAACCGCGTCTCGCTCCACTTCTCATACCATGCCGCTTCCCGGGGCCACCGTTCTTCCACCGTCCAGGGGACCGGACGCGGCGTGGTCCGCTCGGTGCAGCGCCTGACGGTCAACTGGTGGTTGTCGAACTCCAGCTCGGCTACAACGGGCCGGGATCCCAGGGTCGGGTACCTTGTCCGGTACCTGCTCCGGAGATCCCCGACCAGCTTGTCCAGGTCCACCAGGTTCTCGATGTACGAAGCATTGCGGTCCCAGCGCGTGGTCTCCCGGTAGCGCACGGCACCGTCCGAGACCTCCAGGTAGTAAACCTCCCGGCCCCAGTGGACCTCGAGGGCGATGGTCTCGGCGGTCACCGCGGCGACCAGGGTCGGCCTGCCCGTGGAGTGGTCCATGGATTGGCGTGCTCCTCTCCCGCCGCGGCGGGTCACAGGTCCGGACCCACCGGCCGGCCCACCGGCGCCTGCGGATGCCTTCCGTTCGGGGAGGCGGGCGCCGGCCGGGGCGCTGGGCGTCTCTGCAAGAGATTCCCTGCCGCGGCGCTGCCGCCTGCCGCCCTCCCCCGGGACTGCCCCTCGGCGGCCGTTACGCTGCCGTTACACTTACGTAACCCGGGGGACCAGCGCCTCCAAGCCGCCCATGTAGGGCCGGAGGGCCTCCGGGATGCGGACGCTGCCGTCTTCCCGCTGGTGGATCTCCAGGAGCGGGATCAGGATCCGGGGCGAGGCGACGGCGGTGTTGTTCAGCGTGTAGGCGTACCGGACCCGCCCGTTCCTGTCCCGGTAGCGGATGCGAGCGCGGCGCGCCTGGAAGTCGTGGAAGCTGGAACACGAATGGGTTTCTCCGTACCGGCCGCGGCTGGGCATCCAGGTCTCGACGTCGTGTTTCAAAACCTGTCCCTGTCCCATGTCGCCCGTACAGGCTTGCACGACCCGGTAAGGCAGTTCGAGGGCCTGCAGGATGTCCTCGGCGTTCTTGAGGAGTTCCTCGTGGTAGCGGCGGGAGGCGTCGGGGTCGGCCTCGCAGATGATCACCTGCTCCACCTTGAAGAACTGGTGGACCCGGTAAAGGCCGTGGACGTCGCGGCCCGCGCTGCCCACCTCGCGTCGAAAGCACGGGGAGAGTGCGCAGTAACGCCGGGGCAACTCGTTCTCCTCAAGGGTCTCATCCATGTGGTAAGCCACCAGCGGGACTTCGGCGGTGCCGACCAGGTTCAGCTCGTCCCGCTCGAGCCGGTACACCTCCTCGCGTCCCAGCGGGAAGTACCCCGTGGCCGTCATGGCCTCGTCCAGGACCAGCACCGGTGGTGCCAGCAACGTATAGCCCCGCCGAAGCAACAGGTCGACGGCGAACCGGAGGACGGCCCATTCGAGGAGGGCCCCCTCGTTCTTCAGGAAATAGGCGCGGGAACCCGCCAGTTTCACGGCCCGCTCCGTCTCGATGATCCCCAGCAGCCGTCCAAGTTCCAGGTGGTCGCGTGGAGGGAAGGGAAACGAGGGCGGCTGGCCCCACCGGCGGATCTCGACGTTGTCTTCGTCGGATGAACCTACCGGGGACGAGGGCGCAGGCGGGTTGGGCAGGCACAGCAGGAGGTGCTGGAGCCGGTTCTGGACGTCCCGCAGCTCGGGTTCCAGCTGTGCCAACCGCTCCTTGAGCACGGTCGCGCGGGTGAGGGCCGCGTGACGCTCCTCCGGGGGCAGGCTACCAATCCTCTTGGATAGGGCATTGCGCTCCGCCCGCAGGCGCTCGACGACGGCGAGGAGCTCGCGCCGGCGCCGGTCCAGGGTGACCGCCAGGTCTACCGTTTCGGGGTCGAAGCCCTTGAGCCGTGCCGCTTCCCGGATGCGCTCGGGCTCCTTGCGAAGCAGTTCCGGATCGATCACGATCGTCTCCTCCTTCGGCACTGCAAAAAAGAAACTCCCGCCCTTCCGGGCGGGAGTCGTCCCGCGGTGCCACCGGACTTGGCGCCGTGACGGCGCCCGCTCGTGCCGCGTATCGGGCGGCAGCCGGCCGCCTTCCCACCAGGCCTGTGCACGCGACGGCGCGCGAACTGCATCCGTGGCTCGGCGGCGGGCTCCCGGGCGGATTCCCCAGGCGCGACCTACCGGCTTCCACCGTCCCGGCTCGCTGGGAGGCGCGCTTCCCGGGTACTCTTCCCGTTCATCGCCTTCGGAAATCGGAGATGGCCAGACCCCGTTGTCTGTCACGACGCTATCACGGATCCAGCGAGCGGGTCAACGGACCGAGGGCTCTAACAATAGGAACCAAGAAGAAGGGGGGCCGGGAGGCGCAGGAACCGCCCGGCACGATGTGCAACGAACTCTCTACGCGCGCCCTCGTTCGGAGCCCGGCGCCACGCCGCCGGCCGGGAGGCGAGGTGCATGATTCCCAGCCCAGGGAGGGAAGGCCCGTGAAGGACCTGGTGGACGGCCGGCGGGTGGCGGAGGTCTACCTCGAGGCCGTCAAGAGCCGCTTCCGCTACATGAAGGATCTCGCGGAGCGGGCCCTGGCGCAGGTAGACGACGACGCCCTCGCCTGGTCCCCCGGCGGGGAGTCCAACAGCATCACGGTGATCATCAAGCACTTGAGCGGCAACATGCTCTCCCGGTGGACCGACTTCCTGACCTCCGACGGCGAGAAGCCGGGCCGCGACCGCGATGCCGAATTCGTGGAGGAACGGCTCCCCCGGCAGGAACTGATGGAGCGGTGGGAGAGGGGATGGCAGGTGCTCTTCGCGGCGCTGGACGCCCTCGGGCCGGACGACCTGCTGCGGACCGTGTCCATCCGGGGCGAGCCGCACACCGTCATCGACGCCATCGAGCGCCAGATGTTCCACTACTCCTATCACGTGGGCCAGATCGTCTACCTGGCCAAGGCCAGGGCTGGCGAGCAGTGGCAGAGTCTCACCATACCTCGAAGGCGATGATCGGAAGCGACTGTCCCTGCCCGTTCTTTCGGCCAGGGCCATTGCCTGACCCGTGCCCCCGGACCCCCGCACGGCTGCCCCGGTAAGCGGAGGGAGATGACTGCAGACTAGGCTACAGGGAATGGATTCACGCCGCACCGTGACCGTACGTTGTTCCGTATCTCGGGCGGCCCATCGGGGAGGGAGAGGGTGTGGTCGTCCTGCTGCTCGCCGGTCTTGCCGGGGTGTTGGGGGTGGTTGGGATCCGGCGATCGCTGGTGGACCGGGTGCAGGGTCATGGCCTGACCCGTCACCTGCTACGGTTGCCGTGGTTCCACCGGGATACGGGCGCTGGCGGGTTCTTGCTGGCATCGAACCTGCTGCTGTTCGGCGCGGCGCTGGCGTTGCTGGCGGGCGTGGTTCGGCTGCAGGTTCCGTATTTGCACTGGCTCGTCATGGCCGGTGCGGTGGTTGCCAGTGTGTACCTTTGGCTATGCACCGCCGCCGCCTGCCGGGTGAGGGGCCGCCACAGCGTCCGGGTGGCACTCCTGGGCAGCAGCCCGTATTTGTTTCTGGCGGCCGCCTTTTCCTACCGGCTCGCGGGTCTTCAGCCGGCGTACCCGGGAGACGACCTTGTCATGGCTGCCGTGGGCCTCATCGCGGCGGTGCTGGTGACCGCCGTCGCTTTTGCCACCTGCCTGCTGATCGTGGGATTTTCGGGACGCCGCACGCGGGCGGCCTGACGGGTCGCCGGCGTGCGGCCGGTCCCGCCCCGCCCCGTCCCATGCCACCGACCGGATCCTTCCCTCGCAAGAAGACTCCGGTGACCACCGTAGTAACGGGTGAAGGGTACTCTGCGAGGAGGCGACGGGCCATCTCCCATCGGCCGGCGGGGGGCTCGACCCCACCACCATTCCGCATTCGATCCAAGGCACCGCAAAGCGTCATGGCGTCATCTGAAGGCGTCACGGAGTCACCGGAAGGCGTCACGCACGCGCAGGACCCCACCGCATGTCCGGACGGTGCCGGCCCAACCCCGGTGGCCCCGACCCCTGCGGCCACCGTCCCGGCGGGCCTGACCGACGACTTTCCACCGGACCTGGTCGACCGGATTCGCCGGGGCGACCCGGACGCCGTGGCGGAGATGGTGCGGCGTCTTGGGGAATCCGTGCTGTACCTGGCCCGGCTCATCCTCGGGCCCGCGGGCACCGACGCCGACGCCGAAGAAGTCGCGGCGGACGCCCTGGTGGCCGCCTGGCAGCGGGCGGCCGAGTTCGACCCGGCGCGCGGCC is part of the Thermaerobacter subterraneus DSM 13965 genome and harbors:
- the serS gene encoding serine--tRNA ligase: MIDPELLRKEPERIREAARLKGFDPETVDLAVTLDRRRRELLAVVERLRAERNALSKRIGSLPPEERHAALTRATVLKERLAQLEPELRDVQNRLQHLLLCLPNPPAPSSPVGSSDEDNVEIRRWGQPPSFPFPPRDHLELGRLLGIIETERAVKLAGSRAYFLKNEGALLEWAVLRFAVDLLLRRGYTLLAPPVLVLDEAMTATGYFPLGREEVYRLERDELNLVGTAEVPLVAYHMDETLEENELPRRYCALSPCFRREVGSAGRDVHGLYRVHQFFKVEQVIICEADPDASRRYHEELLKNAEDILQALELPYRVVQACTGDMGQGQVLKHDVETWMPSRGRYGETHSCSSFHDFQARRARIRYRDRNGRVRYAYTLNNTAVASPRILIPLLEIHQREDGSVRIPEALRPYMGGLEALVPRVT
- the fadH gene encoding 2,4-dienoyl-CoA reductase; translation: MLPPGTLQDRVAIVTGGGTGLGKAMALEFTRLGARVVLASRKPENLEKAAAEITERGGQALTVPTDVRDPEQVDRMVQAALDRFGRIDILVNNAAGNFVCPAEELSVNGWNAVVNIVLHGTFYCTRAVARHWIAQGRGGNILNIIATYAWTGGPGTVHSAAAKAGVLAMTRTLAVEWAPKGIRVNCIAPGPVDGTGAAPQLWPTEEARQAVIRSVPLGRMGRPEEIAHAAAYLVSDYAGFITGEVLTIDGGQWLGRGVFKGSPRS
- a CDS encoding DUF1572 family protein, with the protein product MKDLVDGRRVAEVYLEAVKSRFRYMKDLAERALAQVDDDALAWSPGGESNSITVIIKHLSGNMLSRWTDFLTSDGEKPGRDRDAEFVEERLPRQELMERWERGWQVLFAALDALGPDDLLRTVSIRGEPHTVIDAIERQMFHYSYHVGQIVYLAKARAGEQWQSLTIPRRR
- a CDS encoding NUDIX hydrolase; amino-acid sequence: MDHSTGRPTLVAAVTAETIALEVHWGREVYYLEVSDGAVRYRETTRWDRNASYIENLVDLDKLVGDLRSRYRTRYPTLGSRPVVAELEFDNHQLTVRRCTERTTPRPVPWTVEERWPREAAWYEKWSETRFVWGAFDCEGVVACVDDGHGHPDEPATGGRDPHRGDHPAVILLTGRPPLWETGRLASLLRQGRPVVVLDSEDGFHLAPRHDRLPPPGVPRDRFGYMSVAWLPAQALVGRTVRVISDGQQGILLVRRPDRPAHAPVIRGVTHDKTHDHGKTHDKEDALGNAPHPTGAGNAGDRARSVQDRRRTDLLPASRHRVTLTPVPKDFIPPFEQVTSVGVIAFTREGKVAVTLQSRGFDIPGGHVQRGDRSLEETARREALEEARVTLGKVEYLGALRSTYYSEPTYIVLMAAMVEQVLPFAPSPDHRLRLFLTPEQFASVYSAGDRERMQAAVRQARALFFP